A genomic segment from Streptomyces sp. NBC_01233 encodes:
- a CDS encoding amino acid permease has product MSEQFLKDEKRPTARHVDAGDTGYSKSLKPRHVNMIAIGGAIGTGLFLGAGGRLAEAGPSLFVAYAVCGVFAFLVVRALGELVLYRPSSGAFVSYAREFLGEKGAYTAGWMYFLNWATTGIADITAVATYTHYWHLFSDVPQWVIALIALAVVLTVNLISVRIFGELEFWFAIVKVGALVVFMGIGIFLLVTRHPVDGAVPGPALITGNGGIFPNGLLAMLLITQGVVFAYASVELVGVTAGETENPEEIMPKAINSIMWRVGLFYVGSVVLLSMLMPWSSYSAGQSPFVTVLSHIGVPAAGGVMNLVVLTAAMSSLNSGLYSTGRILRSMAVNGSAPRFTARLSRTQVPYGGILLTSGMCVLGVGLNFVVPADAFEIVLNLAAIGILATWGMIMVCHLFFWRKTRDGELTRPSYRLPGSPWTELVTLAFLASVLVLMYADGGAARTTVLCVPLIAAALVAGWYAVRGRVARTAAKSEG; this is encoded by the coding sequence GTGAGCGAGCAGTTCCTCAAAGACGAGAAGCGCCCCACGGCCCGTCATGTCGACGCCGGGGACACCGGCTACAGCAAGTCCTTGAAACCCCGGCACGTCAACATGATCGCCATCGGGGGTGCGATCGGCACCGGGCTGTTCCTCGGCGCGGGCGGACGCCTCGCCGAGGCCGGGCCCTCCCTGTTCGTCGCCTACGCCGTCTGCGGCGTGTTCGCGTTCCTCGTCGTGCGCGCGCTCGGCGAGCTCGTCCTGTACCGGCCGTCCTCCGGCGCCTTCGTGTCGTACGCCCGGGAGTTCCTCGGGGAGAAGGGCGCGTACACCGCGGGCTGGATGTACTTCCTCAACTGGGCGACCACCGGCATCGCCGACATCACCGCCGTCGCCACGTACACCCACTACTGGCACCTGTTCTCCGATGTCCCCCAGTGGGTGATCGCCCTCATAGCCCTGGCCGTGGTCCTCACCGTGAACCTCATCTCGGTGCGGATCTTCGGCGAACTGGAGTTCTGGTTCGCCATCGTCAAGGTCGGCGCGCTGGTGGTCTTCATGGGGATCGGGATCTTCCTCCTGGTCACCCGGCATCCCGTCGACGGCGCCGTCCCCGGCCCTGCTCTGATCACCGGCAACGGCGGGATCTTCCCCAACGGCCTGTTGGCCATGCTGCTGATCACCCAGGGCGTCGTCTTCGCCTACGCCTCCGTCGAGCTGGTCGGCGTCACGGCCGGTGAGACCGAGAACCCCGAGGAGATCATGCCGAAGGCGATCAACTCGATCATGTGGCGTGTGGGCCTCTTCTACGTCGGCTCGGTCGTCCTGCTGTCGATGCTGATGCCGTGGAGCAGCTACAGCGCCGGCCAGAGCCCGTTCGTGACCGTCCTCTCCCACATCGGTGTGCCGGCGGCCGGCGGCGTGATGAACCTGGTCGTCCTCACCGCCGCCATGTCCTCGCTCAACTCCGGCCTCTACTCCACGGGCCGCATCCTGCGCTCGATGGCCGTCAACGGCTCCGCCCCGCGCTTCACCGCCCGGCTCAGCCGCACCCAGGTGCCCTACGGCGGCATCCTGCTCACCAGCGGCATGTGCGTCCTCGGCGTCGGGCTCAACTTCGTGGTTCCGGCGGATGCGTTCGAGATCGTGCTCAACCTCGCGGCCATCGGCATCCTCGCCACCTGGGGCATGATCATGGTCTGCCACCTCTTCTTCTGGCGGAAGACCCGTGACGGCGAACTGACCCGCCCCTCCTACCGCCTGCCCGGCTCCCCGTGGACCGAACTCGTGACACTGGCCTTCCTCGCCTCCGTCCTGGTCCTCATGTACGCCGACGGAGGAGCGGCGCGCACCACCGTGCTGTGCGTGCCGCTGATCGCCGCGGCGCTGGTCGCCGGCTGGTACGCCGTCCGCGGACGCGTGGCGCGCACCGCCGCGAAGAGCGAGGGCTGA
- a CDS encoding asparaginase, with translation MRSSLLADAPAIREPQHVPVAHVTRGGVIEGVHYGSVVVLGGNGDVRLSIGDIEAACYPRSALKPVQALAMVRAGLPLDGALLSLSMGSHSGEEHHLAGTRLILELAGLTENDLRNVPDVPYAPAVRDAWVREGRGPSRLAQNCSGKHAAMLYLCKLAGWPLESYLDPGHPLQRAIAEVVEELTGQHIANVTVDGCGAPLFAVSLHGLARAAARIATAAPDTAGRRVADALRVHPEMASGTGRDTAQLMRAVPGLLAKDGFEGVQVAALPDGRAVAVKIADGADRARIPVTAAALARAGVEPRLLAGFEGEPMTVGGRPVGGIQPVAALNPPSVPATA, from the coding sequence ATGCGCAGCAGTCTCCTCGCGGACGCGCCCGCGATCCGCGAGCCCCAGCATGTACCCGTCGCCCACGTCACCCGGGGCGGCGTGATCGAGGGAGTCCACTACGGCTCCGTCGTCGTCCTCGGCGGTAATGGCGACGTCCGGTTGAGCATCGGAGACATCGAGGCCGCCTGCTACCCGCGCTCAGCCCTCAAGCCGGTCCAGGCCCTCGCCATGGTGCGGGCCGGGCTGCCGCTCGACGGCGCCCTGCTCTCCCTCTCGATGGGCAGCCACTCCGGCGAGGAGCACCACCTCGCAGGTACCCGGCTGATCCTCGAACTGGCCGGCCTCACCGAGAACGACCTGCGCAACGTCCCCGACGTGCCGTACGCCCCGGCGGTCCGGGATGCCTGGGTGCGCGAGGGCCGCGGGCCTTCCCGGCTCGCCCAGAACTGCTCCGGCAAGCACGCGGCGATGCTGTACCTGTGCAAGCTGGCCGGCTGGCCCCTGGAGAGCTACCTCGACCCGGGCCACCCGCTTCAGAGGGCGATCGCCGAGGTCGTCGAGGAACTCACCGGCCAGCACATCGCGAACGTCACCGTCGACGGCTGCGGAGCCCCGCTGTTCGCAGTGTCCCTGCACGGCCTGGCCCGCGCCGCCGCCCGCATCGCCACGGCCGCTCCGGACACCGCCGGGCGCCGGGTGGCGGACGCGCTGCGCGTCCACCCGGAGATGGCCTCCGGCACAGGGCGAGACACGGCCCAGCTGATGCGCGCGGTGCCCGGGCTGCTGGCCAAGGACGGCTTCGAGGGCGTCCAGGTGGCCGCGCTGCCCGACGGCCGGGCCGTCGCAGTGAAGATCGCCGACGGGGCGGACCGGGCGCGCATCCCGGTGACGGCCGCAGCCCTCGCCCGGGCAGGAGTCGAGCCGCGGCTGCTCGCCGGGTTCGAGGGCGAGCCGATGACCGTCGGCGGCCGGCCCGTCGGCGGCATCCAGCCGGTGGCGGCGCTGAACCCGCCCAGCGTCCCCGCCACCGCCTGA
- the aspA gene encoding aspartate ammonia-lyase — translation MTAATRSEHDLLGDREVPADAYWGVHTLRATENFPITGTPISAYPHLIDALASVKEAAALANEELGLLEPAKAAVIVAACREIRGGKLHDQFVVDVIQGGAGTSTNMNANEVIANRALELLGHARGEYRHLHPNEDVNLGQSTNDVYPTAVRIATASAVRGLLEAMAVLQAAFARQAAEFHDVLKMGRTQLQDAVPMTLGQEFSAFAVMLDEDRSRLAEALGLIHEINLGATAIGTGLNAPAGYAESARRHLADITGLPLVTAADLVEATQDCGAFVQMSGVLKRVAVKLSKTCNDLRLLSSGPRAGLGEINLPPVQAGSSIMPGKVNPVIPEVVNQVAFEVIGNDITITMAAEAGQLQLNAFEPVILHSLSKSVIHLRAACLTLAERCVAGITANTEMLRATVENSIGLVTALNPHIGYTAATDIAKEALATGRGVAELVLERGLLPAERLTALLRPEVIAGAGAAGA, via the coding sequence ATGACCGCCGCCACCCGCAGCGAACACGACCTGCTCGGAGACCGCGAAGTCCCCGCCGACGCCTACTGGGGCGTCCACACCCTGCGCGCCACCGAGAACTTCCCCATCACCGGCACGCCCATCTCCGCCTACCCGCACCTGATCGACGCCCTCGCTTCCGTCAAGGAGGCCGCAGCCCTCGCCAACGAGGAACTCGGCCTGCTGGAGCCCGCGAAGGCCGCCGTGATCGTCGCCGCCTGCCGGGAGATACGCGGCGGCAAGCTCCACGACCAGTTCGTCGTCGACGTCATCCAGGGCGGTGCCGGCACCTCGACCAACATGAACGCCAACGAGGTCATCGCCAACCGGGCGCTGGAGCTGCTGGGCCACGCCAGGGGCGAGTACCGGCACCTGCACCCCAACGAGGACGTCAACCTCGGCCAGTCCACCAACGACGTCTACCCGACCGCCGTTCGGATCGCGACCGCCTCGGCGGTGCGCGGCCTGCTCGAAGCCATGGCCGTCCTGCAGGCAGCCTTCGCCCGCCAGGCCGCCGAGTTCCACGACGTGCTGAAGATGGGCCGCACCCAGCTGCAGGACGCCGTACCGATGACCCTCGGGCAGGAGTTCTCCGCCTTCGCCGTCATGCTCGACGAGGACCGCAGCCGGCTCGCGGAGGCCCTCGGACTCATCCACGAGATCAACCTCGGCGCCACCGCCATCGGCACCGGCCTCAACGCCCCGGCCGGGTACGCCGAATCGGCCCGCCGCCACCTCGCCGACATCACCGGGCTGCCCCTGGTCACCGCGGCCGACCTGGTCGAAGCCACCCAGGACTGCGGCGCCTTCGTCCAGATGTCCGGCGTCCTCAAGCGCGTCGCCGTCAAGCTGTCCAAGACCTGCAACGACCTGCGCCTGCTGTCCTCCGGGCCGCGCGCCGGACTCGGCGAGATCAACCTGCCGCCGGTGCAGGCGGGCTCGAGCATCATGCCCGGCAAGGTCAACCCGGTGATCCCGGAGGTCGTCAACCAGGTCGCCTTCGAGGTGATCGGCAACGACATCACCATCACCATGGCCGCCGAAGCCGGACAGCTCCAGCTCAACGCCTTCGAGCCGGTCATCCTGCACTCGCTGTCGAAGTCCGTCATCCACCTGCGCGCGGCCTGCCTCACCCTCGCCGAGCGCTGCGTGGCCGGCATCACCGCCAACACCGAGATGCTGCGGGCCACCGTTGAGAACTCCATCGGCCTGGTGACCGCCCTGAACCCGCACATCGGATACACCGCCGCCACCGACATCGCCAAAGAGGCCCTCGCCACCGGCCGGGGCGTGGCCGAGCTCGTCCTGGAGCGAGGTCTGCTGCCGGCCGAGCGGCTCACCGCCCTGCTGCGGCCCGAGGTGATCGCGGGAGCCGGAGCGGCCGGGGCCTGA
- a CDS encoding site-specific integrase: MRIVVVACGRTRLEASALSSASWMEAIPMRTTGERGRIYRGVAAATHCVTSSERTARTCSLTVTTGRGPSPSTSRPHAPRTTVRRGGFDNHDAAETALRRFLEGEAGGFNADPNQSVADYLTAWLTAKALVLKQTTTARYRDYVHNDLVPAFGTLKLDELGHRHIAAFVTGGLATGRGRTTLYRCLATLSSALGDAVRQHRLPHNPASPPTLHRPPSPERRIWTADEAVRFLQHCHHVDPDMADLFEFLIDTGMRKGEALAAPGRHHHHHRRSPAHRRLQDPAAPHPLDHRQRLQPPHPTSRPRSRRHHRPHPHPGPEAKRPTSLAGTAATTTRPHPAPPRSPPPAPLPRPDRFPPHRRPTPKLACDQMRPPAFRARKRPPSHG, encoded by the coding sequence ATGAGGATCGTGGTGGTCGCATGTGGTCGCACGAGACTGGAGGCGTCGGCCCTTTCCTCCGCCTCCTGGATGGAGGCGATCCCCATGCGTACCACCGGCGAGCGCGGCCGCATCTACCGAGGTGTGGCTGCCGCGACACATTGCGTCACCAGCTCGGAGCGCACTGCCCGCACCTGCTCGCTGACAGTGACCACGGGACGTGGACCTTCGCCATCGACGTCCCGACCCCACGCCCCCCGGACGACCGTGCGCAGGGGCGGCTTCGACAACCACGACGCAGCCGAGACCGCACTCCGCAGATTCCTCGAGGGCGAGGCCGGCGGGTTCAACGCAGACCCGAACCAGAGCGTCGCCGACTACCTGACGGCCTGGCTCACCGCCAAGGCGCTCGTGCTCAAGCAGACGACCACGGCGCGTTACCGGGACTACGTCCACAACGATCTCGTCCCGGCCTTCGGCACCCTGAAGCTGGACGAGCTCGGGCACCGGCACATCGCCGCGTTCGTCACCGGCGGGCTCGCCACCGGCCGCGGCCGAACCACTCTCTACCGGTGCCTGGCCACCCTCTCCAGCGCCCTCGGTGACGCGGTCCGCCAGCACCGCCTCCCCCACAACCCCGCCAGCCCCCCGACACTTCACCGGCCACCGTCGCCCGAGCGACGGATCTGGACCGCGGACGAGGCCGTCCGCTTCCTCCAGCACTGCCATCACGTAGACCCGGACATGGCCGACCTGTTCGAGTTCCTCATCGACACCGGCATGCGCAAAGGAGAGGCCCTAGCGGCACCTGGCCGCCACCATCACCATCACCGCCGGAGTCCCGCTCACCGTCGTCTCCAAGACCCTGCGGCACCCCACCCTCTCGACCACCGCCAACGTCTACAGCCACCTCACCCGACAAGCCGCCCGCGAAGCCGCCGACACCATCGACCACACCCTCACCCGGGCCCAGAAGCGAAACGACCGACGAGCCTGGCTGGAACGGCTGCGACCACCACGCGACCACATCCAGCACCTCCGCGAAGCCCTCCACCGGCTCCGCTCCCCCGCCCCGACCGGTTTCCACCCCACCGCCGACCAACCCCGAAGCTGGCGTGCGACCAGATGCGACCACCAGCATTCCGGGCACGGAAAAGGCCGCCCTCTCACGGATGA
- a CDS encoding cytochrome P450, whose translation MALTEPTSATPPAEEFPRCPVGRPGAITAHGAGEPGPLYAHLRTHHPVYHDPHLDVWVVSRHQDIDTVLRDTTGTFSVALGYVPLHPVRPKAQAVLAQSGAVPVLSSLDPPHHARFRRAMNATFPTTDRRMAPHQDLLRSETAAAAAALAARPSRTADLVTDYARSLAAALLGRLAGIPRQDQHAISVQATALSGLVWGDLDPPQQLAAAHALDNLWSYCVSLVERRARTPGEDLVTAWLTYRDTDGTRFTHREVASTLMEVLITNAEITPRLITNTLYQLLKAGTLHSLRSAGRLPRAIEETLRHDPPLTSWLRATTRDTHVGDTPVPAGSRLLLLLASAARDERHGLPDADSHNPDRTIQPPSLAFGAGSHYCPGAPYTRQLTHDALTALADALPSLTLTTPEATRPENWPLNTALRGPQRLDVNW comes from the coding sequence GTGGCCCTCACCGAGCCGACCTCAGCCACGCCCCCCGCCGAAGAGTTCCCACGCTGCCCGGTGGGCCGGCCCGGCGCCATCACCGCGCACGGGGCCGGCGAACCCGGCCCGCTCTACGCACACCTGCGAACCCACCACCCCGTGTACCACGACCCCCACCTCGACGTCTGGGTCGTCTCCCGCCACCAGGACATCGACACCGTCCTGCGCGACACCACCGGCACGTTCTCCGTGGCCCTCGGATACGTCCCCCTGCACCCGGTCCGCCCGAAGGCGCAGGCCGTACTGGCGCAGAGCGGCGCCGTACCGGTTCTGTCCTCCCTCGACCCGCCCCACCATGCCCGCTTCCGCCGCGCGATGAACGCGACCTTCCCCACCACCGACCGCCGCATGGCTCCCCACCAGGACCTGCTGCGCAGCGAGACCGCCGCCGCGGCCGCCGCACTGGCCGCCCGCCCCTCCCGCACCGCCGACCTCGTCACCGACTACGCCCGCTCTCTCGCCGCCGCCCTCCTCGGCCGCCTCGCCGGAATCCCGCGCCAGGACCAGCACGCGATCTCCGTCCAGGCCACCGCCCTCTCCGGCCTCGTCTGGGGAGACCTCGACCCGCCGCAGCAACTCGCGGCCGCGCATGCCCTCGACAACCTGTGGAGCTACTGCGTCTCCCTCGTCGAACGACGAGCCCGCACCCCGGGCGAGGACCTGGTCACCGCCTGGCTCACCTACCGGGACACCGACGGCACTCGCTTCACCCACCGCGAAGTCGCCTCCACCCTGATGGAAGTCCTCATCACCAACGCCGAGATCACCCCCCGGCTGATCACCAACACCCTCTACCAGCTGCTGAAGGCCGGCACCCTGCACTCCCTCCGCAGTGCTGGACGCCTGCCCCGAGCCATCGAGGAAACTCTGCGCCACGACCCCCCGCTGACCAGCTGGCTGCGTGCCACCACCCGCGACACCCACGTCGGGGACACACCCGTCCCCGCCGGATCCCGTCTCCTGCTCCTGCTTGCCTCCGCAGCCCGCGACGAACGCCATGGCCTGCCCGACGCCGACAGCCACAACCCCGACCGAACCATCCAGCCACCCTCTCTGGCCTTCGGAGCCGGCAGCCACTACTGCCCGGGCGCCCCTTACACCCGCCAGCTCACCCACGACGCACTCACCGCCCTCGCCGATGCCCTCCCCAGCCTCACCCTCACCACTCCGGAAGCCACCAGACCAGAGAACTGGCCCCTCAACACCGCCCTCCGCGGTCCGCAACGCCTCGACGTGAACTGGTAG
- a CDS encoding IS110 family transposase: MARIWAGTDIGKSHHHCVVLNAEGERLLSRRVLNDEPELLSLLGDVLALDEDVVWAVDVADSTAALWISVLLNHGQRLVYIPGLAVNRASAGYRGMGKTDAKDATVIADQARMRRDLAVLRSEDELTIELKILTNRRADLNADRTRRINRLRGQLNTIFPALERVLDLGNVGPLILLTGYQTPAALRRVGRKRLETWLRNRKVRSPETLAAAALEAAERQATAVPGEKIASQVIHTLAKEVMSLNEQIAEIDKLIAARFREHDLAEVIESMPGIGPLLGAEFLAATGGDMSRYADSGRLASLAGVAPVPRDSGNVSGNLHRPRRYHRGLQRVFYTSALISIRNCDASRRFYERKRGEGKRHTQAVLALARRRVNVLWALIRDGRCYEHGLSAPAAA; the protein is encoded by the coding sequence GTGGCCCGGATCTGGGCAGGAACGGACATCGGCAAGAGCCACCACCATTGCGTGGTCCTGAACGCCGAAGGCGAGCGACTGCTGTCGCGGCGCGTGCTGAACGACGAGCCGGAGCTTCTCTCTCTCCTCGGGGACGTCCTGGCTCTGGACGAAGACGTGGTCTGGGCCGTCGATGTCGCCGACAGCACGGCCGCTTTGTGGATCAGCGTGCTGCTCAACCACGGCCAGCGGCTCGTCTACATTCCGGGCCTCGCGGTCAACCGTGCGTCCGCCGGCTACCGGGGCATGGGCAAGACCGACGCCAAGGACGCCACCGTTATCGCCGACCAGGCCCGAATGCGCAGGGACCTGGCTGTCCTGCGGTCGGAAGACGAACTCACCATCGAGCTGAAGATACTCACCAACCGGCGAGCCGACCTGAACGCCGACCGCACCCGCCGGATCAACCGTCTGCGTGGTCAACTCAACACCATCTTCCCGGCATTGGAACGCGTCCTTGATCTGGGCAACGTCGGCCCGCTGATCCTGCTGACCGGCTACCAGACCCCGGCTGCCCTGCGGCGCGTCGGCCGCAAACGGCTGGAGACCTGGCTGCGCAATCGCAAGGTCCGCAGCCCCGAAACCCTTGCCGCAGCCGCTCTGGAGGCTGCCGAGCGCCAGGCCACCGCCGTCCCCGGGGAGAAGATCGCCTCGCAGGTGATCCACACCCTGGCGAAGGAGGTGATGAGCCTCAATGAGCAGATCGCCGAGATCGACAAGCTCATTGCGGCCCGGTTTCGCGAACACGACCTGGCCGAAGTGATCGAGAGCATGCCCGGCATCGGCCCCTTGCTGGGTGCCGAGTTCCTGGCCGCCACGGGCGGCGACATGAGCCGCTACGCAGACTCCGGCCGTCTGGCCAGCCTGGCCGGGGTCGCTCCGGTCCCACGCGATTCCGGCAACGTCAGCGGCAACCTGCACCGGCCCCGGCGTTACCACCGCGGCCTGCAACGCGTCTTCTACACCTCCGCGCTCATCAGCATCCGCAACTGCGACGCGTCGCGGCGCTTCTACGAACGCAAGCGCGGCGAAGGCAAACGGCACACCCAGGCCGTCCTCGCGTTGGCGAGGCGACGGGTCAACGTCCTCTGGGCCTTGATCCGTGACGGACGGTGCTACGAGCATGGACTCTCCGCTCCTGCTGCCGCTTGA
- a CDS encoding methyltransferase domain-containing protein — protein sequence MTTHDVTFPLQGDGSTEQAAQPFDILGKTYEDTYGHLPEQLTAIEWLLARLPAGAKVMDIGCGTGRPTAERIAAAGHRVTGCDISRTMVELARTQVPAARFELADVRALPENPAQWDAITAFFPLLQMPRADLDATLRRIASWLAPGGMFVFSTVPFDIEEQEIQWMGQTIRATSYPAEAYGRLLREAGLTVVHEQLSVFHPDFPGMGAEEHLFLYARKAGGPAIAPHALAGPYPHPETYRGPHELSEQGWLGLEARFERHDITPVVETLTANTRVLDVGGGSGAVVREIAARLGSCTTVEPHAARVESMRELAAAGVTVLPGRAEQLPLPDDSVDVVVATWILHYTDDPVAAATEMARVVDLAHPEAKIVIVQGAPDNELISLWNRICAPLTGEAPDHQGYLLTRAARVLAERGFEDISLTRARVDVVFPEEDAESRARAAAEALADFWHTGHPRLARLREALLPALRVHFSTGTDRVNDDAVMLIARPRAPRTTS from the coding sequence ATGACGACGCACGACGTAACGTTCCCTCTCCAGGGGGATGGATCAACCGAACAGGCGGCGCAGCCGTTCGACATCCTCGGCAAGACGTACGAAGACACCTACGGCCACCTTCCAGAGCAGTTGACGGCCATCGAATGGCTGTTGGCCCGTCTTCCCGCGGGGGCGAAGGTGATGGACATCGGTTGCGGCACCGGACGCCCGACCGCAGAGCGCATTGCGGCAGCCGGTCACCGGGTGACCGGCTGCGACATCTCGAGGACGATGGTCGAACTCGCCCGCACCCAGGTGCCGGCCGCCCGCTTCGAACTGGCCGATGTCCGGGCCCTGCCGGAGAACCCCGCACAGTGGGACGCCATCACCGCGTTCTTCCCCTTGCTGCAGATGCCGCGCGCCGACCTGGACGCCACCCTCCGTCGGATCGCCTCCTGGCTGGCGCCCGGAGGCATGTTCGTCTTCTCGACCGTCCCCTTCGACATCGAGGAGCAGGAGATCCAGTGGATGGGACAGACCATCCGCGCCACCAGCTACCCGGCCGAGGCGTACGGGCGACTGCTCCGTGAAGCCGGGCTGACTGTCGTGCACGAGCAACTCAGCGTGTTCCACCCCGACTTCCCCGGCATGGGCGCCGAGGAGCACCTTTTCCTCTACGCCCGCAAGGCCGGCGGCCCCGCCATTGCCCCGCACGCCTTGGCCGGCCCCTATCCGCACCCGGAGACCTACCGCGGGCCGCATGAGCTCAGCGAGCAGGGCTGGCTCGGGCTGGAGGCACGTTTCGAGCGCCACGACATCACCCCCGTCGTCGAGACCCTGACCGCCAACACCCGTGTCCTGGACGTCGGTGGGGGCAGCGGCGCCGTCGTGAGGGAGATCGCCGCCCGGCTCGGCTCCTGCACCACCGTGGAACCCCACGCCGCGCGCGTGGAGAGCATGCGGGAACTGGCGGCCGCCGGGGTGACCGTCCTGCCGGGCCGCGCGGAGCAACTGCCCCTGCCCGACGACAGCGTCGACGTCGTCGTGGCCACGTGGATCCTGCACTACACCGACGACCCCGTCGCGGCTGCGACGGAGATGGCCCGAGTCGTCGACCTGGCCCACCCGGAAGCAAAGATCGTCATCGTTCAAGGGGCACCCGACAACGAACTGATCAGCCTGTGGAACCGCATCTGCGCTCCGCTGACCGGTGAGGCCCCCGACCACCAGGGCTACCTGCTCACCCGTGCCGCCCGTGTCCTGGCCGAGCGCGGATTCGAGGACATCAGCCTTACCCGTGCGCGCGTGGACGTCGTCTTCCCCGAGGAGGACGCCGAGTCCCGGGCCCGCGCCGCCGCCGAGGCGCTCGCGGACTTCTGGCACACCGGCCACCCTCGTCTCGCACGGCTGCGAGAAGCACTCCTGCCCGCCCTGCGCGTCCACTTCTCCACCGGCACCGACCGCGTCAACGACGACGCCGTCATGCTCATCGCCCGCCCCCGCGCGCCCCGCACCACCTCCTAA
- a CDS encoding EF-hand domain-containing protein, with protein sequence MTSNVIIRRYDRTFDLLDNDANGVLEEKDFTGLIEKIARATGVQQGSAKEEALVKEWGNCWRTLRDLADANGDGQISRQEFQQAMAAAYGDHAKLKERLAPGLEASFAAIDADDDGVATVAQFEVYLTAWGLEPAQARAARELLDSDGDGRFSCQEFVNGWTDFLLRDDAECAALLGPLN encoded by the coding sequence ATGACCAGCAACGTGATCATCCGTCGCTATGACCGCACCTTCGACCTCCTCGACAACGACGCGAACGGTGTTCTGGAGGAGAAGGACTTCACCGGCCTCATCGAGAAGATCGCCCGCGCCACCGGCGTGCAGCAGGGCTCGGCCAAGGAGGAAGCCCTGGTGAAGGAGTGGGGCAACTGCTGGCGCACCCTGCGCGATCTGGCCGACGCCAATGGCGACGGCCAGATCAGCCGCCAGGAGTTCCAGCAGGCCATGGCAGCTGCCTACGGCGACCACGCCAAGCTCAAGGAGCGCCTCGCCCCGGGCCTGGAGGCGTCCTTCGCCGCCATCGACGCCGATGACGACGGCGTCGCCACCGTGGCGCAGTTCGAGGTGTACCTCACCGCATGGGGGCTGGAGCCGGCCCAGGCGCGAGCGGCCCGCGAGCTCCTCGACTCTGACGGCGACGGCCGCTTCAGCTGCCAGGAGTTCGTGAACGGCTGGACGGACTTCCTCCTCCGCGACGACGCCGAATGCGCTGCCCTGCTCGGCCCGCTGAACTGA
- a CDS encoding DUF5685 family protein, with the protein MFGIIRPCRHRLGEGLRTEWMAHLCGLCLALRSEYGQFARVATNYDGLIVSVLTEAQSERTGDWRRGAGPCPLRGMRSADVAQGEGARLAATVSLVLAAAKMRDHVADGDGLVGRRPVALAARRIAHNWDRAGVAGGERLGFDTALLLGAVERQPDVERSTGPGGSLLTVTEPAETATAAAFAYTAVLADRPGNAEPLAEAGRLFGRLAHLLDAVEDLDADEASGAWSPIAVTGADRAEVRRLCDDAVRGIRLALSDAVFVDGQLVRALLGGELERAVDRVFDPRHRHHQHRRQVRGLRMLPWLGRPTETETPSGTGTGTARGVGELAGAAPEGGVMASGRPSEGQCRRCRERGRLCGDCRLCSTCCRCNEDAGQDDGEPLQFGDGNRNGGSSRDGSGRDGSGNDGWFGG; encoded by the coding sequence GTGTTCGGAATCATCAGACCATGCCGTCATCGCCTGGGCGAGGGCTTGCGTACCGAGTGGATGGCGCATCTGTGCGGGCTGTGCCTGGCTTTGCGCAGCGAGTACGGGCAGTTCGCGAGGGTGGCCACCAACTACGATGGCCTGATCGTCTCGGTGCTGACCGAAGCGCAGTCGGAGCGTACCGGGGACTGGCGGCGGGGTGCCGGTCCGTGCCCGCTGCGCGGGATGCGGTCGGCGGACGTGGCGCAGGGTGAGGGTGCGCGGCTGGCGGCGACGGTGTCGTTGGTGCTGGCCGCAGCGAAGATGCGTGACCATGTGGCCGATGGCGACGGCCTGGTGGGGCGCCGCCCGGTGGCGCTGGCGGCACGCCGGATCGCCCACAACTGGGACCGTGCGGGCGTCGCAGGCGGCGAACGACTCGGCTTCGACACCGCGCTGCTGCTCGGGGCGGTCGAGCGCCAGCCGGACGTCGAGCGGTCGACCGGCCCCGGTGGCTCGCTGCTGACGGTCACGGAGCCCGCGGAGACGGCGACCGCAGCCGCCTTCGCGTACACCGCAGTGCTCGCGGACCGCCCGGGCAACGCCGAACCGCTGGCGGAAGCCGGCCGTCTTTTCGGTCGTCTGGCGCATCTGCTGGACGCGGTGGAGGACTTGGACGCGGACGAGGCGTCCGGCGCGTGGAGCCCGATCGCCGTGACCGGCGCGGACCGCGCCGAGGTGCGCCGGCTCTGCGACGACGCCGTCCGTGGGATCCGACTCGCCCTGTCCGACGCCGTGTTCGTCGACGGGCAACTGGTGCGGGCGCTTCTGGGCGGCGAGTTGGAGCGTGCCGTCGATCGAGTCTTCGACCCTCGGCATCGTCACCATCAGCACCGCCGCCAGGTGCGGGGCCTGCGCATGCTGCCCTGGCTGGGACGCCCTACGGAGACGGAAACGCCGTCGGGGACCGGCACGGGAACGGCCCGCGGCGTAGGGGAGCTTGCGGGCGCGGCCCCGGAGGGCGGGGTGATGGCGTCGGGCCGGCCGTCGGAGGGACAGTGCCGGCGGTGTCGCGAGCGGGGCCGGTTGTGCGGCGATTGCAGGTTGTGCTCCACATGCTGCCGCTGCAACGAAGACGCCGGCCAGGATGACGGAGAGCCCTTGCAGTTCGGCGACGGCAATCGCAACGGCGGCTCGAGCCGGGATGGTTCCGGCAGGGATGGTTCCGGGAATGACGGCTGGTTCGGCGGCTAG